The following are from one region of the Silene latifolia isolate original U9 population chromosome 9, ASM4854445v1, whole genome shotgun sequence genome:
- the LOC141602214 gene encoding uncharacterized protein LOC141602214 has product MGDVQNVLRRCSVCQLAKSSFQTGPYIPLPVPSRPWEDVSMDFIVALPRTQRGKDSVMVVVDRFSKMAHFIACKKTEDAASVAELYLKEIVRLHGVPKIIVSDRDTKFMNLSSVPRNEMNHDAKARAEQLLKLHETVKREIEKTNEKYRKQSKVPQKRREFVPGDLVWVHLRKERIGPNAYKVDLPGEYEVHGTFNVGDLSPYYEDAEGEE; this is encoded by the exons ATGGGGGATGTCCAAAATGTTCTCAGGAGATGTTCAGTATGTCAACtggctaagagttccttccaGACTGGTCCATATATTCCATTACCAGTACCAAGCAGgccatgggaggatgtgagcatggattttattgttgcactGCCAAGAACacagagaggaaaggattcagtcatggttgttgttgataggTTCAGTAAAATGGCCCATTTCATAGCTTGCAAGAAGACAGAGGATGCTGCTAGTGTTGCTGAGCTATACCTGAAAGAAATTGTAAGGCTTCATGGGGTTCCAAAGATAATTGTATCAGATAGGgatacaaagttcatga ACTTATCATCTGTACCAAGAAATGAGATGAATCATGATGCTAAGGCCAGGGCAGAACAGCTGCTGAAACTCCATGAAACTGTGAAAAGAGAGATTGAGAAGACCAATGAGAAATACAGGAAACAGTCCAAGGTACCTCAGAAAAGGAGAGAATTTGTTCCAGGGGATTTGGTCTGGGTTCACTTAAGAAAAGAGAG GATTGGACCAAATGCCTACAAAGTGGATCtaccaggagagtatgaggtgcatggcACTTTCAATGTAGGTGACCTAAGTCCATATTATGAGGATGCTGAGGGGGAGGAGTaa